Sequence from the Tripterygium wilfordii isolate XIE 37 chromosome 10, ASM1340144v1, whole genome shotgun sequence genome:
CCAAGACTCAAGAGACTCGAACCTGGTCAAAAGGTCGGTCACCAGCGATGCACGTGACCTATATAATCTTTACACATGTAAGCAAGAATGGATCCAAAATTGGAGAAACTGTTCTCTATCAAATCCAAAATATAAAGGCGACAACATGTAAACCAGAACCTAATCCTCTTCCTTCTCATTATTAGTATTATTTATTTCGGTATATAGTCTCTCTAGTTTGGTACCACcaatataaacaacaaatcaGTTGTACCACAAATACAGTGACACTGTGTGTCCCACAAACTGTTTTACAAATCACCTCACAATTCTTTTGCCACCTAATTTCACATCCTTTTCATTTCCAAACTTCCCCTTCTTGAATATGTGTGTGAGAACATATTGACCAGAATTCTTCTTTCTTGAAAAAACTACAAAAACAGCCTGTGACCAGAGAAAAATAACAACCTATTAACTGGCATGGCAGATATGGACAGTCGCAAGAGAAGCAAAACCGCATCGACAGATTATTTCTTTCATCTCCCTTCAGGGGGCACAACCACTAACAACACTACACCAAACTACACGCGGACTTTTTTTGCCACTAAAACACGCAACCGGTTAAACAGGCAAATATCCAGAACAGCGGCGGGTCCGATTAACGGCGATTACGCCGATTCAGATGATTGAATGACACTATTTGGCCTTGGAGATTCACGAGATGCAACGATCCAATGAGGGCATAATCGTAACTCCGACAATAAAAGgccaaatttccaaaaaacaaattaagaaaaaaaaaaatctgacggGTGCCTTTCAGATGGGCATTTCCGTCCattcatcaaaacaaaattcaatccaCGCCACGCCGCTCTCATGTGTGCCACGCACAACCACCAACTCACTGAGTCGGAAACTCGCCCTCAaccaaaaacaaaccaaaaaacaCACAACCGCATGCACAAACCTCAGATCTCGCGCTATTAATTACCTTAACGAAGCAGCTCGACTCCTCAGCGCCGCCGCCACTGACAGAAGTCGCTTCGCTCCACGAAAGCGGCGTCGTCGGGCTAGCTCGAAGAGGAGACTCCCCTGCTTTCTTCTTAATTACTACCTGTTTGGACCGTTGTTGGCGCACGGTCCAGCGAGGACACAGAGTAGCCATCTCCATCGCCGGTGCCGGGGCCTTCCCCTTCCTCTTGCACGGCAGTGGTTGACGTAGCCGGACAATCAGGTCAGCAACGACCGCGTCATCCGTCAGCGCGACCTGGACCCAGTCATCATTCTGACTCATTTTCTATTGCTTCAgaaatcagaaaaagaaaaagatgggaAGGAAATCTGTGTAGGATGGATGGTTTTTATTTATACGACTGTGTGGTTTGTGTTGACAATATaactttatttctcttttttctctctggTTTTGTTCGGATTGATGTTCAGTCTCGTGTTTGGAATGAGCGTAGGGTCCACTCATGCAGAAGTGGCAATCTCCATTTGTggattctttttccttctttttctatgTCGTTGGATTAGTTGTACGTACGGGTGTCAAAAAATCAGTTTCGGATTGGACAATATTACGTATTTACGGAATATTTACATATCTGAATTTTAATCCGAATTGGATTTTAAACATACTTAATTGTTCAGACAATGGGACATCTCTATTTTATGACCTCAAAAAACCCTCAAATCTATCTATATGTTATTAGAATAATCATATTGATTAAAAGCACACATGTAGAGTCTATTTATcatccaacactctatattaaTTGAAAGGATCGGACAATGGTACATCTCTATTTTATGACCCAAAAAACCGTCTAttgaaatagtcattgattaaaagcaTACATGTAGAGTCCACTTACCATCCAACACTTTACATTAATTGGGGGTTCAAGCATTATACTAATTGACTAaacccggattggtttaaatctgaATAAGTAAATAAGATAATAACCTAATCAGAGTTAGGGTGTGGACAAGTAAATCATAtcagatttatgtgtttggactcaAACCCTATTTTAAAtcgaataatttttttatatttatatccgaatttttaacatataatttatatgtaaaCTTAGTTTAATCAGGATagaacaaattcgatcatccaaaTGGAGTGGAGTTTTGTCAACCACAATTGGAAGTGTGAGATTTGTGTTTGTTAGTCACGCGTCGTCTGATGAGAAGTGGGAATGATTAGGAGTGATAAGGGGTAGATAGAGAGGATTGCGATGGATGGTGGGGGTTAGTTATTGTGGCATGACACGTGTGGTTTTTTGGGAATGTTGTGGTTGTGTACGGTCGGCACTACTTGTACTCgcttgattcttttttttttctttatcttttcaaTAAATAGAATCTACACGTGGAGAAGATAACAAGGCGTTTTATTGCAATTAAGGAATGATGATTACTCCTCAGTGACATTTTAaggtattttggtggataatttcttataaattgtaaaaaataaattaatatttggtgaaatttataaactatataaaaaatctatttaaatttaattcaaaAGAGAGAATACAAATCTATTTTGGAGTGTGAATGTCTGACAAAGACTTCGAGAACGAGAAGGACTAGCCTAGACTCCAAAGGAGTTGGGCCCAATGGGCTCAGAAAATTAACCACGTCCTACACTATACAACTGGGCCACTTGGACCCAAAGGGCTACAAGATGTTGGGGGCCTGAAATTCtacaagaaatatattttcttaaacCTAAGCCCTTGCTCCTCGACTCCCAAAACCTACGCTCCTCCGCCTTCTTCCATCTCACAAATCTTGCATTTCACCTCGCATGGCGCTCTCCGTCGCCAGACTCAAGCACAGGTCGCTCGTAAATCCCTCTCTCTTCCACCTGTTCTCCACTTCTTCTTCAAATGACCAGAATGACTCCGACAACAACGATACCCCACAATCAGAGTTCCAGCGCCGATCCTCCGTTCCGCCTCCTACGGACCCCAACGATGCATCCTCGCACTCTCGCCGTGAGGAGCCTATCTTGCACCGAGAACTGTACAAGCGTAATTTTCTTGCAAAATTGGAGAATGCAGCCGGAGGTACGGAATCCAGGCCCTCAAAACCCTCTGCGAATCTTTCATTAGATGAAATCATGGAGCGTATGCGACAATATAGGCGGGAAAGAATGGAACGCAGAGGTGAACTGCGGCAatttgaggaggaggaggccGCCTTGCGGGATTCTGGCTTTTCATTTGAGGACGCGCTGGACACCTTGAATAAGCTTAAAATGACGGATGATGAGAAGGCCAGAAAGACTTCAAGTGAGTAGTTCTTGTTTTCTGCTTTGTATGGATAAAAAAATTGAACGAATGAATTTTTATATGATTCACTCCATTTATGAGTTTTGATTAATGGTTGCTAGCCGGAAGGAAAATTTCTCCAGCTTCTGAAAAATTGTtaatgaagagaagaaaatattacAGTTCTATTAACAACCATTTTGCTACTGAAAAAATGTTGTATTAACAACTCTCACATTTGCCTCCTAAATTGAAGTCTAGTGCAAAAACTTTTGAACCTAGCTAATGAATGATCAGATTGAGTTGGACTGCTTCTTCACAGCTTGTGGAGTTGGAGCTGAATATCTGAAACAACATATGAATATTTGTTTTGAGTGAGACATCTTTCCTTAGTTCGTTAAAATTGTATTATGGTttctatatttttcaaatttttattgGAATCTAGCTGTTAGTAGTAACGGCTAACATTTTATTTCTGCCTTGGGGGCTTGACTTAACTTATCAATGTCTTGGCGGTATATGCTCTTGTTTATTTAACCAAACATAACACACTTTATGTGCCGGACTCGAATCATGAGGACATTTATTGATGGAAGAAATTGTGCAGCTCATGCTCGATGGGAAATTGGCTCAAGGTCACTTCGGCTTTTATAATTTAATCTTCCTGGTTATTTGGTATCAATGTAGGAATTTTTCTGTTGTGATAACTTGTAGTGGTTACTTTAAACACGGTTATACAGATGTACGAAAATGGAGTTTGGCTTCCTAAGAGCATTCACATCAGTGCCTCTATATTGATGCAAGTAGGTAAAATATAGAGACAAACCAACAGATTTGATAAAATAGGGTGTTGCATCAGAATTTCttagaaatttgaaaaactCAGAGTAGCGTATCAAAAAACCAATCTGGacaatgaaaaaaattaaaatataaaaatcttTTCACCTCTCTGTTTTCGCGATACCCATCACTCCTTATTCATGTTCTCTCATCTCCTCGTCGCCAGCACCTCAGCTCCGCCCGTCcgcctctttctctctcaggTGAAGCCTGTCTCTTTCTATTTCACTCCATCTCGTTTCAAGCTTAAAATTCGAGTTTGGCGACATCGTAGGAGAATTTCTTTCCAGGTTTGATATCTCAGAACTGATTGGTAGTGTGTTGTATATTCTGCCTCTGTTTTCTCTATCTTGATTTGCTGTACAACTGGCTACGTCTCAATTATATTGATTTGAGTTTGATATTGTATTGGTAGTGTCTTGTATTATTgatatttgaattatattgatTTTGCTTTACGACTTCTCAGTATTGCTTTTCTTCAAACTGAATtgtattgattttgtttttgataagctAAACATATGCCCACTCAAAATCTGTCAAATAATAACATGCACCAACCAAATCCCCAAAGTAAAATACAATTCACTGATCTCCTTGTGCCAGATGGTGAAGCAAGTCAAtcctttttatttgttttcgcTGTTGCTTTCTCATTATGTGCTTTAATCGGTCAATGTGTGCTAAGTTTCTTTGCAGACATGCAAAGTCAtattcaatattaatttttttacagaTATGGATACAGATATCTTCACCCCGGATGAAGATATTGCTTTGATTTCCAGTTGGCTTAAC
This genomic interval carries:
- the LOC120008104 gene encoding uncharacterized protein LOC120008104 isoform X1, which produces MALSVARLKHRSLVNPSLFHLFSTSSSNDQNDSDNNDTPQSEFQRRSSVPPPTDPNDASSHSRREEPILHRELYKRNFLAKLENAAGGTESRPSKPSANLSLDEIMERMRQYRRERMERRGELRQFEEEEAALRDSGFSFEDALDTLNKLKMTDDEKARKTSNMDTDIFTPDEDIALISSWLNTRMNPSVRADQKGQTFWSKVANNFYENVTGLSRERTVRSLVRRCVHIQHAMNEFMVFVAMVENSRPSGYNEQDKIQKAKARYLEVVGSTFKFEHCWNIWSLQSKWLETNGVDGRKKPTITYIYLS
- the LOC120008104 gene encoding uncharacterized protein LOC120008104 isoform X2, whose amino-acid sequence is MALSVARLKHRSLVNPSLFHLFSTSSSNDQNDSDNNDTPQSEFQRRSSVPPPTDPNDASSHSRREEPILHRELYKRNFLAKLENAAGGTESRPSKPSANLSLDEIMERMRQYRRERMERRGELRQFEEEEAALRDSGFSFEDALDTLNKLKMTDDEKARKTSNIFTPDEDIALISSWLNTRMNPSVRADQKGQTFWSKVANNFYENVTGLSRERTVRSLVRRCVHIQHAMNEFMVFVAMVENSRPSGYNEQDKIQKAKARYLEVVGSTFKFEHCWNIWSLQSKWLETNGVDGRKKPTITYIYLS